The genomic region GACATGATGCTTGCTGTCAGCGTGCACGcgatgcgtcgtcgtcgtcggcgtcggggtgagacacgcacgcagcacgttcgtgggcggcggcgcgacacTCGACGCGGTGTTGGGACCACGAGCAGTGCGAGGGAAGCTTGGGAAGAGTTGGCGTTGGAGCTTGACACCACGATGTCATAAGTCATGTAACGTTAGTACTACGTACAGCTGTCGACagtggaggcaggcaggcagccacCATGGAGGGGCAGACAATGACTAAGAATCGCGGCGCCTCCCGCTCGACACCAGACAGATGGGCGGCTGGCGAACCACTGTGGCCCTTCCGCCTGCGcaccacgggcggcgggccgttCAGGGCACTGTGAGCTCCAGCTGCTACAACCTTGAGATCAAGATTTTTCTGCCCAGTGGCGCACCTTCCATCCCGTCCATCTTCCATGAACATCCCGTAGGTAACAAGAGCATCGGTTATTAGAGCGTCACCGGGGCAGCGCAATCCCACAACACTAGACGCCACCGATTAAACTCGGACGCCATTCCATGCAATTAAGCTTGCTTCAACGCAACAACGGCACAATCCTCCGTGTGCTCTATGTTTCTATACGTGTAGCTGGTATATCCTCGCTCGTCGATCCTCCATGGTCAAAAAAAAAGTTCAAGCCCCAGGCTTGCAAAtaatccatccatccatcgcttccaaaaaaaaaaaaaaaaaaaaaaaaaaaaaaaaagacccATCAAGACGAGCCAGCAGGTCCTCGAGCGATCAATCCCTCTATTTATCTCGAGGTCATCGAGTCCATCCCCAGCTcatgtatgtacagtatactgcATGGTTCCATTTCATATACCAGTGCCTATCCGAGGCACGCGGGGTCAGAGTCCCCAGAGGAAAGGGGGAAAATGAGTGACGTCCGAGGCAGGACAAAATGACGGTGGTTGTCGTAACACCTATACCCCAAAGCCGCGGAAATGCAAAAGCGGTGGTCACCATGAATGAAAACTCCGCCCCAATCCCTTCCCCCGTGATTGTGTTAAATGTAGTGATGCTCGAAGCGAGGAGCCGCGACACCTGAACGCCCATATCCCATGAGGTTTGATACATCCACGCCGGCTGCTCGTGAACCTGTTGGCGTATACACACTGTTCGGACACATGGGGTCTCGTTCACGACCGAACACCAATTTCAGGTCGTCGTTCCTCCGTGAACAGAACGCTTCGCCGCTCGTAGTAGCGAGGGCGGAATATTCGAGAGGCGACTAAGCGCGCGCGACAGCAAAATGACCGATGTCATGCGTCGCAATCGCCCGGCCGTCCTGCCAGTCGACCATGTGCAGCGTcatggagacggcggcagcggtctGTCATGTGCGGCACTAGCACGTACGCATCATCGGTGCGACGGGATCCAGACCAGCTCGATGATTCCGTCAATGTTGCTCATTGGCGAGCCGTCCTCGTGCACCCAGCGCGAGTCATCCTTTTTGCGAGTAAACGTCTGCAGCACCGAGCCGTCCGACTGTATCTCTGATTCCTGCATGTCCCATGTAATTTTGCGGCCTGTTTTCTCGAGCGACTTCCGCTGGGGACCAAACATGAAGTCGAGGTTCCAGCCCTTGTCCTCGGGTGCCGCGTGTAGCGTCCCCTCAAGTTGGTTAAAGTTGATCTTGGTGCCTTCGGGGTAGTGAGCAATCGAGTAGCCCGAGAGGACgaagtcgtcggccgtctggAAACGCTGCAACGTGCAGTCTTCGCCGCACGTGTGCGCAATCTTGGTGTAATGCCCTGGCTTGGCTGAGtgccagccgccaccacggtAGTGATGCAATGACAGCGGCTTGATGCCCCATTCGTAGAAGCCGGCCGGGTGCCCAAAGAAGTCGAGTTGCCACAGGTCCCACAGCGTCGTGAGCCGCGTGTCTGTGTTCTCGTAGATGCACTTGCGCAGTAGAATATCTCCCTGCGGGCCCCAGCCCGAATTGGACTCGAGCACCTTTTGCTCCGAAGTGCAGCTGCTGAAGAGCTCCGTAATCTTCTCGGCCAGAGGCAGAGACAAgaagacgccggcgccgccaaaggcctGCGAGCCGTGGCGCTCAATGGCGCCCACGTCCTCTGACAAGGTGCCGACGTACATCTCCTGCGTGTGATCAAAGGTGCTCATCTTGTCGATGAGACCATGCATACTGGGGAAGaaggtgtcgtcgtcgcatgTCACGAGccacttcttcttcttggcgtcCTCGTGTGTGTATAACGTCGGGACGAGCGTGAAGTAGCGGACAGCCATCTCGACGGACGAGTCCGAGTGGTAAACGTCGACGTCGATACCCACGTCACCGAGAAGGTTGGCCACCTCttgcagctcgccgtcgctggcatCGAGGAgcatgagcagcagcttACCACCATTCGAGTTGCCGCGGCTGTCGGTCAGCCAAAAGATCCACTCGTTAATGGGCGTCGTGGCACCATCCATGAAGCGCTGGTAGGTGGTGGAAACGCCAAACATGAAGTCGGAGGCGTCGACAGTCGAGGGGAGGCCCGATGCGGGCACGTCGACTTCGAGGGGCTTGTCGCACACATCTTGGCCGTACGACTTGGAGATGTCGACAGTCTTGAAGGCGCCGTTGAGCAGCTTCTGATCCAGCTTGGTCATGCTCTTTCGAGTGAGTCCCTCCCTGCGCGTGAAGCGCACATACCTCCGCATGTACTGAAACTTGTCCTCGAGGTTGTAGCGGTCCTTTAGTCCGGCCAGATGGGGCATGTCGACGCTGCAGTTCAGCTCGAACTCGCCCGTGGACGtgtggtcgccgccgaccacggGGGTGCGCATCTTGGAGTCTGGGTCCAGCGGTCGCTGGTCGTGGACCGACGACTTGAAGCTATTCTTGCCGAACAACTGGGTGTTGACGGGCACCGTCTCGGAGCgcaagaggaagacgacgacgaggagcacgGACAGGGCAGCCACGAGGGCCCTGACGAAGG from Purpureocillium takamizusanense chromosome 12, complete sequence harbors:
- a CDS encoding uncharacterized protein (EggNog:ENOG503P0YV~COG:G), with translation MSVNLFGPKRAFTMRSPFVRALVAALSVLLVVVFLLRSETVPVNTQLFGKNSFKSSVHDQRPLDPDSKMRTPVVGGDHTSTGEFELNCSVDMPHLAGLKDRYNLEDKFQYMRRYVRFTRREGLTRKSMTKLDQKLLNGAFKTVDISKSYGQDVCDKPLEVDVPASGLPSTVDASDFMFGVSTTYQRFMDGATTPINEWIFWLTDSRGNSNGGKLLLMLLDASDGELQEVANLLGDVGIDVDVYHSDSSVEMAVRYFTLVPTLYTHEDAKKKKWLVTCDDDTFFPSMHGLIDKMSTFDHTQEMYVGTLSEDVGAIERHGSQAFGGAGVFLSLPLAEKITELFSSCTSEQKVLESNSGWGPQGDILLRKCIYENTDTRLTTLWDLWQLDFFGHPAGFYEWGIKPLSLHHYRGGGWHSAKPGHYTKIAHTCGEDCTLQRFQTADDFVLSGYSIAHYPEGTKINFNQLEGTLHAAPEDKGWNLDFMFGPQRKSLEKTGRKITWDMQESEIQSDGSVLQTFTRKKDDSRWVHEDGSPMSNIDGIIELVWIPSHR